DNA from Strix aluco isolate bStrAlu1 chromosome 2, bStrAlu1.hap1, whole genome shotgun sequence:
caTTTACCATTTTAATATGTTTTGTTACATTAATCCAAACTCTGGCAACAAATTTCATATTCATATATAAGTTAAGAGAATGGTGTCTTCGAATGCAATGAATGGTGTTAAGGATTGTCAAATGATAAATTAAATCATTACTTACCAAGTAATGCTGTGGTTTCACCTGCATCCTCTTTTAAACTGGTACACTGCAATACAGATTCATTGGTGGAGGAAGCTGACAATTCGCTTACTTCATTTCTGTCGTCATCTTGTAGAGCAATACTCAGACTTCCGACTGAAACACTGCCACTTATTGATTCAGGGATTGGAACTTCAAGTACATCTTCAGGGTCCCccttcaaaattaaatatatttaactgaCACTTTTGTCTACCACTAGGCATCAACATTCCTCCATGTTACCACTTTGTAACCTTATTggaaaaaagaccatttttttttgCCTATTACCTGCACACTCATGAGTGGTGTTGAGCAGTGTCTACTTTCAATGTTACTGTCTGACTGCAAAGAAACAAAgccaagcaaaagaaaagccacCCCAAAGCCAAGAGCAGCAACAGGAGTCGTCAACACAGCCAGCCTTTTGGATGGAGTATTTCAACGCTGTAGCAGCAGTATTGCAGCAGTCTGGGGTTAGGAGCAGGCTCAGCACATACAAACTCTTCACTGAGCAAACCTACTGATCCTTTATGATTTTGTGGAAGCCTCTGTTTTTCCATGATAGTAGTTGGACAAGCTTAGACTTCTTTTACTGGGGTGAGCAAAGATTTGACATCAGAACAAGTTTCCCTCCTACTCTACCTCCAGCCTAACTTTAAGTCTGTTCCAAAATTGCAAATGTGATGGCTTGTCACTTTGCAGGAACAAAACATCTGCAGCACAGGCAAAGAAATTTATTTCACCTATTGTATAACATGAGCTATTTCTGATCCATTCTGCAAGTTAATTCCAAGTCCTACATGCACAGTTCTGTTCCTAAAATTAAACAGACTACCTTCACTAAGCCACTGCCATTGATAAACTGACATTATTTATACGTAAGCAAGTATACTGCAGTACAAATAGCTATTCTGTGGGCTTCATAATGAGTATTTTTCCTCTCCTCAAACAATTAGCAAAGGCCCATCTTAAGATTTAGGAAATTCTAGGCTGATTCTTTCATTAGTACCAaagcagcatattttaaaatgtactgaatTTTAATAAGCTATAGAACTGCTACAATTGAGCACATGTTAAGACACATGTGATACCAATCTCTGCATGTGTGGGCAGGGGGCATTCATGATTTTGGTTTCCAAAACTTAGGCGAGTTTAAGCACCAAAACTTCAAGATTTAACAATGCTCTACTAAATCAGTCAGACATGCAGAACTGcaagttatttttctcttaagaaacAGCATAATGCAGAACTAGACCACTGAAGTCCACtctttacaaaagaaaagccAGGTAATAGGACTCAGTGCCTTCTTTCTACTTTTAGCCTTTAAAAATTTTGAAGCATCTCAAGTATCTGTTCTCCATAAAACTGGTTGAGCCTTCAGCCTCTTTGCAGACAGTTTAGTAGATTTCTATAATAAGACTGCACATTCTTGTCTGCAGTTATGTCACTCAGCAAGCACACTGCTGAAAGAAGCTGCCTTGCTcttcacactttttttcctcacatcGCTAAATTCACACAATCACTCTACAAACTAGATTGGGCAACCTGGATCAGGCTGAAAACTAAgctagaaaaaaacctgaatgatTTCCCACATTATTAGCTTCAGTGGGACTTGAACGATTGATGCATAAGCAGGACACATTTCCCCCATTATTCCATTAGAAAAAAGAACTGGGCTTCTGTATTTAATATAATCCCATTCAATCTGCTTTCCAACATTCATTTTGCCTAATAAGTAGAAGAGGTATTACTCCTCCTGGTTAGGCTTGGTATCAGTATCCTCTGCAACAGCATGAATTCAGGGAATAGGTGTTCTGAAGGTCTAGTATTTCAGTTTTCAGCCAGTATACAAAAGGATGCATGTAACACAAGTTACATCAACTCCAAGAATTGAAAGTGAGCAAAAAATAAGCTGCTAACATAATATTAAAGTAATAATAGCTATTTCACATAACAAAAAGATTGCAACTCTTGAGTAAAGTCTGACTTAATACACAGAAGTACTGCAATCTGCTATGTATGTATTACATGGCATGAGTATTGTCACCTTTGACAAAACAAAGTAATTCATAAAAGTCTTCCATAAATCTGCTAAGTCTCTGcaatgaaataagagaaaagctAGTCAAAACACAGACCTAGTCTATGAAAGGAAGGTCCCTGAAACCAAGGAACACCTCTATTTTCTGAAGATCTCTGTAGATCAGTAGAAGAGGTACATTCATGCCTACGGTATTTTAGTGGAACTCAAGACTATTTATCAACAGTGACCAAGTAACCTACCGCATGTGTCTTCATCTCTCTTTTCTGGTGCTGTCAGAAAGAAATGAGAGCACATCATTTTCTCTACTTAACCAATTTCTGGTGAATTTCTTTAGGAAGGTTCTAAGTACTGGCTCATTTACAGGAGTAAAACACTGGGCATACATGGAAGTACATAAACACTTAAGATagaaaaactgtaatttctttGAATTGCAGTTCTCAAGACCAAATATATGCTCTAGATCTACTGAAGTTGTATTTTTGCAGCTTGGACAAATTGCCTCACCTCTGCTTCAACTTCCTTACTATCATCagctgaagacagaagaaaattggTTATCACAGAAGAGAACACAGAAGATTTGTAAGATGCTTGATACACTGTTTAAGCTCTTACCCATTAAATTcccttatttttctgcttctcactcagTTACTCTTGCATCTTTGCCCAGTTCCTTCAGTCTTGTCAAGTAACAACTGCTCTCATTCTGCAATTACATGAAGCCTTGCCTCCTGCACTGTACTTCTACCTTGAAGATTAAAGTAAGTGTGAAACATACCCAGTATCCCAAAGCTTTGATGACGTCTAGTTTACACATTGGACAAGTTCGGTGGTCCAACAGCCAAGGGTCAATGCACGTTCTATGAAAGATGTgcctaaagaaaagaaatgcctTTTAGAACTTATCAGGAAAGCTACACACTATTCCTTCAAATGATGTGCAAGGTactacattagaaaaataaactcaTTCTTTTATAACCTTGACAATTAAGTACTGCTTAATTTACTAGGACAGACATAGTTCTGGAACCATCTTTTCTCATGCTACCTTCCTGAAATAAGAGATGTTACTAAGCACAAGGACACCACAGAGCTCCCAGTTCAACAGTGTACAGTTCTAAGTTAAGAAAGCTCTACTTCACTCCTACACTTCTCCCAATTGCTCCATTTTCCTGCATAGATATGAAGCTCTACAAGGTCTCCCACTGCCCTTCAACATGTAACACACCATACAAATGGCACAGCTTCAGCTCTGCCACCAGAGTTTCAGAAGAGTTTCCAGAAAGCTCATCACATACTTCTTAGGGAAAACATGCTAAAGAGACAGGAATAATTATGGCAACTTACTTGCATGGCAGAATTCGGACAGTGTCTTTCAGTTTATAGTTCTCAATGCACACAGCACAGTTTTCCACATCAACATCTAAACCCTAAATATGACAACACATTTAAATGCATTACATCTATATTTCATTACAGAACAAGCTTTAATAGCTAGCTTCACAGACTGTAAAATTTATAAAATGgtttagcaaataaaaatatctccCTCATTTAATTCAAGATTCCATCAAGAGGCAATGTGATGAAGTGATACCAAATACTAAAAGCAGCCAAACCTggattttctaatttaaatagcTGTACCTTAAGTAATTTGTTAAATCTCAAACATTGGCTTTGCTCATGAGAGCAcagtaaaatttcagtttaaaactataaaatgaagacattttagaAGAGGGCAGCACAGATGGAAGTGCACAATCTAATTCTTAACTGATGGTCCCAAAGACTTCCAAGTGCTTAAGTAGGAAGAGTTGAATACAGCAAACCCCTTCTtccccactttttcttttttctaccacATTTAGCAGATATCCCTTGGTAGCTAACAGAGGAGAAATGAAGTATGGAATTTGGGATGGTTTTTAAAACTTCTCTCCCAGCTCACACCAGAGACTGTCAAAATGCAGTATTTCCCAACCtcaatttgtttctttctaaggGTTAAATATCTTTCCTAATGGTCCTACTGTCGTCTTGAAGCCACACTTATAGTTGCAGTGCAAATATGATTGATATCTCCAGATGCAAGAGAAATAATCCAGTGTTAATTAGGCTGTATAAAACATAAGTATTAGAGGAACAGACAGTGGGCCAACTTCTTCCCTTTCATCCCccacaaaacaattatttttttgtttactgcTTACTGAAGCACTTCAAGTTCATTACCACAAACACTCAAATGAATTAGTACTGCAAGCAAACTTTCAAGTTTAACACAAGATCTCCCCACCTTTGCATGCTATCAATTTACATAATTAATACCTTAAATTTCCAAGTAAATCAAATTAAGACTGTTTTTTACATAAGCAAATTTAAAACAAGTACTTATtctataacaaatatttttttattccgtACAAGAGGCAAAATCCAAGCACACCATATGTAGCACATACTCAAATGAGTGTCCATTTTACAATAATCCCATAAGCTTCTCAGGGAAGACCTACATGACagcaaatacacttttaaaatattgacaTATTTTTAGTTAAATACCTCAACCCCAAGTGAAGTGATAATGAAAGCCTGTACTGTGTCACAATAACAGAAATACACTCTTTTAAATGGCTGAAAGGAAATACTTTAGAATACTTTAGAAATAGACAGGACTGTATTTCTAGATAAATTTGCATTAGTTCATGAAAGTACCTCTGCATCAGTAAATTACATAAGTTTGCTGATAGTAGGCTTATTCAAATCAAATTAGAAAACATGATTTACCAAGCAGAAAAACCTAATTTAATAGAGAAATGTTAACCTTATCTCATTCTACTTTGCTTAACTAACATGGCATTCTCACTTACAACCAGCATAATGTATAACATCTTAAATTccgttttatttattttagtcaaGGATATATGAATGGGAAGAAACTATCTGGTCCACTGCAAAAATGTCACAATACAAATCCTTTTTAGAGGTTTACTGAACATCAACTTAAAAGCAGTTGACATCCTCCTTGCAGTTCTCACCATAGGTTTCATCATGAcacttttaaatctgtttcttcCTATGCTGATGTTATGCTTTGATACTGTTTTACACGAGTTTTGGTTCAACTCCATCTTTCTTGATCTCTGATCTCACCATTGTATGAACAGAAGCATCAATATCCCTCTGTTCACAGCATGAAATAGATTACTTTTTGATGGAATTTAGAATATAATCAAAAGTAACAAATCCTTATGTAAACATGCTGAATGCATAAGAGGAAAAAAGGCAAGTTCAAAGACagtttggcttttttaatttcaaaactgatttaGCAAATGAAGGACATATTCTCTGTAGCATGTGACCTGTTCTGAACAGCTTCTGTTGAATCACAACTTCTAAAGTTCTTACACATAAATGTCCTTTCTCACCTCAATTTTattcatggatttaaaaaaagtaatccttGGTTTTCATCTTGGAGCAAATCAGTCCTTAAGTAAAAACTAATCAAATAAGACAagggttggggaaaaaaatgcctctgTAGCAGCAGAAGCCTAGTCAGAAGCTAATTTAGCATCTAGGATCAGAGCTGCCTGAAactcaatattttctttcaaaattttgtCTTCTTCTACTTCAGTTATTCTAATACAGCTATGAGTTTAGGCCGTATGCTGTCAAAGCTAACTTCTTGAAAGTCGTTTTAATTTTTAGAATAGCTTTAATACATAGAAATATATTCCAAAAAATTTATGCTTCAAATAAGTCTATGCAGCTCCTTAATGTATTGTATGCCAAAAGATGAAAcaagtgtttcatttttcaaagctttttagATTTCTAAGGCCTTCTGATCAATAAGATGGATgttcttttaagaaaacaaaacattacatCAGCTGTAAGAACTGTGCAATCAATAGGACTTAGGAAGTATTTTGCAATCCACTTGATGCTTTCAAGTGCTGAAAAGACAATAGTGTTTCCTCATCTTTACAGTATCAGCCCTGTAGTCTCCTGCAACATTCTGTATAACCAAGTATTATTTGCAACAAAACAGCCTTACAATTCATAAGTAATTCAAATTTGACTCTTCAGTTTTAAATTCTGCCTTCTAAGCAAAGGCCCTAAAATGAGCCTAAAATTGTAAGTCACACTGCAATTATGTTGCAAgaattttagtttaaattctATAAAGACATTACAACAGTTTAAATCATACAGCAATAACCAGAGCCATTGAAATTACCTTTTCTCCACGTTTCACAGTATGCAGCTGAAGCTGGCTGATTGCTTTCTTGGTTTCTTTCCTATGTCCCTTGAATAAAAGTGTTAAGTATTAGTACACAAGTCAGTTTTAAGAGttacatttcaaaatttttaaatacttcccaCATGAATTACTAAATCTTCTGAATGCAtctaaaaaattaatctttgccTAGCTAATTTGTTTACAAATTACTTCCAACCAGCACATATTGAAGAACTGCAAGTTTTGCCTTCTCAGGGCACAGCAGCAACATTATCTATGAGCATACTGCTCTTACAATGAATTCAACTGGTGCAGAACTATGCAGACCAAGTTGACATATGTAGTAGCCTTGTTGTCATGACTGCCTGCATTAAGGGCCTTCCACACAGGAAACCTGACACTAATGCAGGCTTTAGAGGCAATCAGAGCTGAAACAACAGCCACATAACCAGACCTTCTAGTTAGGCAAGCCCATGAGCAAGCACAGAGTACATTTTGCACCAGCTTGAGAGAAGGTGGAATCCTGCTGGGCAGCCTACAGCTGGCCACCAGGTCAAAAGGCTGCTTGTAGCTATTAATACTTCCCTTCAGTTAAACACTGTCTCACACACTATACAAAGCTTTGCACTGAAAGGACACATTATGCAAAGAGGATGACAAGAAAGGCTTAACAGACATGAGAAACCATACTGGACTTCTATACAGTAACAGTCCTAATTATGCTTAGAGgggaagcaagaaaagaaagcagtacTGTATTCCAATACAGAGTGCTAGCTACTGCTAGAAATTGAGAAATTAAACACTCCCAATTAACAGATGTTGATCTGTCCAGCAGCAACCCTTGCTGATGAAATAccataaaagaataaaaaaatgtaatggcAGCTTTTCCCTGTAATAATTACAAGAATTTATATAATTTTACAAACTTATAATATTGAAAATTGggaaattttttttggtgttaaaaaGAATTAGTCTGAAAGTTCTGAGAAATggacagccagcagcagcagtctATTCCACCTTCTgtttcagctctgttttctgcacagtCCTGTTTCATCTCCAGTAGCAAGGAGGTTTTCCAAAATTCTACTGCTAAACTGATGTTAGAATAAATCTTAAGATACCCACCTTCACTTGGCAGTTGCACAGTAGCTTGCTTTAAAGCATGACATACTTAACTCCCTATTTTAATTATACTGGAGTCAATAAGCTAAGCAAAATAACATTTGGGTTAGAAAAGTGGCTTTTTGTTTCCAAAATTCTTTTCAGACTTCTAATGATATATCTTGACCAAGACATTCACAACATTTTCAAGCTTTGCAGAGttttataaatttgttttcaatggccattttaaaagaataattaagtGGCATAACCTTCTAATGCTACACAATTTCACTTAAGCAGCATTTAAGTAACAAGCCCAGTGGCAAAATACATTAAGTTTGTGGTTCATATTCCTGGTAAACAATACATCCAACCTAAAAAAGGCTCTTAAAACTACTTATAAAGCATCTGAACTTCCCTCAGCATGAACTATCCCAAAACCAACATAACAGGAAGAAGCAACTTTCTTCATCAAACAACTGTTACAACACAGAAACACCCCCcctttttctataaatatttctcaaaaattttgttttctttaaagtattCTCAGAATCTAAGTTCTAAGACTTAAAGATTAGTTAAAAAAAACTCTAGGGAGCCAATGTTTCAAGGAGACCACAAGTTTACCCAATACAGAAGTCCCCCGTGTTATCCTCAGCTACTGAGAAATCAAGTATTTTCCTAGAAGAGTCCTGTAAGTCCTCATCAGAGCTCAGACTCCTGAAGgcaaacaaaaacccccttccccctcccccaaaacTAGAATCTGCATGTTCAAACAGAAGGCAGGGGAAATCCACATGATAAGCAGTCAtttgaaacaggtttttttttgttctcaactgaggctgaaaaaaaaaaaaagagacaactgCTTGTAAAGAACAAGTGCAACTTTCTTTTTCACTGTTAGTAGAGAACTATGGTAGGTTTAGGTTCCTTACATGGTCATCATCAGCCCTATATGCAAGAGTTGAAAAGCACAGGGAAGTGCCATCCTAAGATAtcttcaaaactcagctggactAAGTCCTGAACAACTTCAGTTGCTCTCTTGAGTGTGGGGGGTTTGAACCACACagcctccagaagtcccttccaacctaaattagtCTATGATGAAGTACTTccctccggggggggggggggggggaaagtaaaGCTGACTCTTTTTTAACCTATCAAAGTACAGGAACGTAGAAGAGGCAAATAAAGAGCAAAGTTATTCCTTCCTGATCTTCCCAGTATTCCCACCACTCTCAGCACTTCAGGCAGTCCAAGAGAGCTGAATCGCACCACACAAGCTCCTTCTAGTCTGCTGCAATTCAGCACTCTACAGTGGAGTGGTAGGATTACAAGTATCAAAAGTAGTTTTCATAAAGCTTTCAGAACCAAAAATTCTAGCCCTAACTACTTGTGGGTCTTAAGAAAAAATATACCATGGTCTCTTTCCATTAAAAGTCTGGTTAGGGAAGTTAGAACTTTCAGGATGAAAATTACCAAAGAATGAACacattttttaatgtcaaaagGAAGGAAGTTAAGTTAGGTGACAAATCACACAAGAAGCTGCCTTTACTCCGTTGTTGACAAGTGGCTAAATATATTTCCCACAACTTCATACAAGTATCTAATAATTATAACTAGTCAAACTTGCAATGCCAATTAGCACACTGATTATTAGCTTCACTAACCATTACTGAGTAGCATTCACAGATAGTGAAGTAGCAAGAAGGCACAGATCTTCAAGAATGCTTCAATAAACAAGCAAAGTTAGGCAACTGATTCCATATGAGAAGACAGTAAATACTCTAAAGCATCATCATCTCCAATTACCTGGTTTCCAAATTGTGATCCTGTATACAGGAAACGTTGTATATAGTAAAATATGAGCCAAGCGAGCGATATAATCATCATGGTGATGAAGGCGATGGCCACAAACACAACCGACTGACCACTAATATATTCCTGCACATGTCGTGTGCCCACAACAATAGTCATTTTTACTGGAATCCCTCTTCGTACTGGCTCCAGTATCTCTATTCCTTTTGGATAGCCAACCATTATCACCACTGTATTTCCTGTTCctgttggaggggaaaaaagaaaaaagtcagtcaTCACACTAAAAATTTAGGTATTCTGGCTTGAGGGTAATTTAGGCCTCTTCAGTTAAGATCAGCGAGCAAGGTTGCAGGAAAACCCCTGAATGTTTTTTCAGGCATAGCAGACTTTTTATCAAGTTTACTAGTAAAGAACCCTTTATTTACTTCATAAAAACTCTTATGAAATATTGTAAGATTCATCAATACTAAACATTCAAAACATAATGAGAGCTCACGACAAGGACTTGTCAAAAAATACTTTGGGACTCTTGGGAGCATGGAAACAAAGGATTTTTCTATCATATTAGAACTCGAAAGTACTCAATCCATATGAGGAAGCACCTAATTCAAAAAAACCCTACCCTTAAGCACTGCACTGCCACCAGAAATGATACAATAGTTCCAAGACCAACTAGCAGAAGCCAAAGATCCTCTGTGACTAGAGTTTTACTCCATTTTGTCTGGAAGCATCTCCAGTATTGTCTCAGAAACATCTAacctaagtattacaaaataaattataaacaaatgTTCTTGTTAAAAATGTCACCTTTTCACTGGTCTatgctatttttatttgaataGTTCTTACTTTGTGCGTACCAATGCTGCCATACACCCTTGGTAAGTCGTGGCTTTATAGCTTACTTTGCACTCCTACCTCTGAGAAAAAGTGAACCTAAGTTTGATTCAGAGAGaaagtaaaggaagaagaaagaagagagggtttttcacagctgaaaagcTAAAGCTGTAATGTCACAGCTACCTTTTTAGATTCACAAGATTACCTACCTGCAACAAGACCTCCCACTGAAGACTTAAAGACCTTTCCCTCCCGGCTGTGTTAGATTCACTACTGAGAAGCTATGTCAAAAAACATGGTTGCCTAATTTATAACATTACATCAAGCAGGGATTTTCAAGACTCCAAACAGCATTCCAGACTCACCCACCTCTCTGCCTACTAACACAAGGAGTTATttgtctgaaatatttaaaacaaactccTTCAGTTGAGACAATTCTGGCTGTGACACCTCGTTGACCTGGCCACTACCACACCAAGGGGAATTTGCAGAAGTTTCACTTCTGTACATAGCAGCTCCTCCCTCCGTAAGGTGCAGATGGTCTGCTGTGGATGAAACACTGAAGGTTCCAGTGATTAGTTGAATAAGACTGCTGCCTCAATGCCAGCTACCCTTTTTCAGCTCCACCTCACACAACCATCCCAATTCTGGTCACCTACTGTAAGCACCATTATACCTATCTGTCAGATCCAGACCCAGCATAAGAGCAGATTTTCCAAATAGGGCTGTGCTTCTGGAAGTTTTGTGAATGGTGtggagagacaaagaaaaaagacGCTGCTAGGTAGAGGCCCAACTTGTGCCTCCCCTTGGGCACCCCACTCATCTTACCAGCAGCACCCACTCAGCTCCCAGCACGTGTTGCCATGCCCAGTGGGTGCATTAGGAGACACAAAGCAACAAAGCTGAAGACAAACAGGACAAATCCACAAGCAACTACGCTCCACTAATTAGTTCTACTCACCAACAATCTGCTGATCCACATGATACCACAAGTCCAAGCATACTAAGAATTGGTTAATTAATATTATTCTCCTCTCTGAACCAGCATGAAAGCATTAGCAGAGACTCATGAATCTCAGGGAAGCGAGTATGTGAAACACTCCTTGCTTTCTGACCTTGCACAACCCCCCTGGGAGTTAACAAGAAAAGAATGTATGAAGGTAGAAATTTATCTCACATTGCTGAGAACTGTTATCCACATACCTAAATCAGGAGATTAGGTCCTATGTCCTTAATTAACTGTAAGAGTTACAAATAACAGGAGGGGTGCCTAATGATGGCTAGCGAACAGTAAAGGAGTGCTGGGAAGATTTACGTGGTTTCATTCAGgcttggggaagaaaagaaagtttcaaGATTAGAGACAGCCTGGATTTTTCAGTCAATAAAGGCTTCTTCCTCAGTCCCAAAATCCTGAGCCAGTTTAATCCAGCTATCTAGTTCTCCACATGATTTctaacaaagtattttaaaatcccGCAACAATCAGTAATGCCCTTCTCTGTTTTGTCACTAGCATGTCCAACTATCAACCAGTTATTTTCTTGAAATGGAAGGCAGGATACTTCTGTGCAATGGCTCCTAGACACTGTGACACCTTCCAGTTTTAGAACAGAAGTATGCCATACATTCTTAAATAAATGcccattaaaagcattttaacagttttaaagACTTGGTGATGAACCTgccattaaaaatacatgcaacTAAACACGACAGCCTTGAAGGTCACAAGACAggagaggaagaacaaaaaaataattgcaatccTCTATTACAAAATGAACAAGAGCAGTCTCAGAGAAGCAGTTGCCCTGAGCAGCCTGTAAGACTAAGGGCTTTAACTCATTCCTCACTAATTTTAGACTTCTCTGAAACACATTACTCAAGGACTGAAATGCTGTTGAGTCATTCCATCAGCTTCTTCAACTGCAACACAACTCAAGAAACCTCAAATCACATTTATAAAAGAACTCCAAGTGTCACATACACATATCTACTGAGAGCATGTTTTGTTGGCTTCACCTTTCTATAACATTCTAATTTTGCAATAACCAACCACACTTTTACTCTGCTAGAGtaaacttgctttcttttctagGTTTGATTGATGCTTCAGTGGAATTGGGTAGATTTGAAATTTGGTacatgcttttggtttttttaacattatcaTCCAAATaaagcagcagagctggcagatccTCATGATACCTGGAAAGGAGGGCAAACTTGCAACTCTGAAGATAAAGGTATGTTTCCTGCCAGAGTGCCAAGGTCAGTTTTAGTGATAGTACTGCTAGTCTTCTCTTGCAAAAGGAAACCAGCACTCTCCTGATGAGGAAAAAGTAGTACAGAGATCTTGATTCCAGGCACCCCAAACTATCATATTTATTCCCATTCATGCCTACagataaaaaatataattttctgtcaTCCGGAAACCAACTGCAGACATACTCTACTTCATCCTCATTAGAAATACCAGAAAGCTCCCAGAGTCTGAGCACCTTGGTAAGAATCTTTTAGGTCAGTCCTTAGATCTATTTAAGCATAGGCACCCTACTAATATTGCCACAATTAACactgaatgttcttttttttttttttctccactgaatcattcaggttggaaaagacccttgggatcatcgagtccaaccatcagccctactctacaaagttctcccctacaccatatcccccaacatctcatctaaacgacccttaaacacatccagggatggtgactccaccacctccctgggcagcctattccactgtctgaccactctttctgtgaaaaattttttcctgatgtccagtctgaacctccacTGTTG
Protein-coding regions in this window:
- the RNF149 gene encoding E3 ubiquitin-protein ligase RNF149 isoform X2, which encodes MVRRARLALVAAALVALGAPVGQGARALEWYTAWVSTAYVEPLSNRTVRGNTESGRYGDSSPKESAQGLVGIPRGASPRHMEGCAADTDYDVPLPPGGRGPPEGDPPPWIALVARGGCTFKDKVTNAARKRAAAVVIYNEARFGNSTVSMSHLGTGNTVVIMVGYPKGIEILEPVRRGIPVKMTIVVGTRHVQEYISGQSVVFVAIAFITMMIISLAWLIFYYIQRFLYTGSQFGNQGHRKETKKAISQLQLHTVKRGEKGLDVDVENCAVCIENYKLKDTVRILPCKHIFHRTCIDPWLLDHRTCPMCKLDVIKALGYWGDPEDVLEVPIPESISGSVSVGSLSIALQDDDRNEVSELSASSTNESVLQCTSLKEDAGETTALLDVDVSNNRHGEHLSNGNSH
- the RNF149 gene encoding E3 ubiquitin-protein ligase RNF149 isoform X1, with translation MVRRARLALVAAALVALGAPVGQGARALEWYTAWVSTAYVEPLSNRTVRGNTESGRYGDSSPKESAQGLVGIPRGASPRHMEGCAADTDYDVPLPPGGRGPPEGDPPPWIALVARGGCTFKDKVTNAARKRAAAVVIYNEARFGNSTVSMSHLGTGNTVVIMVGYPKGIEILEPVRRGIPVKMTIVVGTRHVQEYISGQSVVFVAIAFITMMIISLAWLIFYYIQRFLYTGSQFGNQGHRKETKKAISQLQLHTVKRGEKGLDVDVENCAVCIENYKLKDTVRILPCKHIFHRTCIDPWLLDHRTCPMCKLDVIKALGYWHQKREMKTHAGDPEDVLEVPIPESISGSVSVGSLSIALQDDDRNEVSELSASSTNESVLQCTSLKEDAGETTALLDVDVSNNRHGEHLSNGNSH